AGGCTGCAGGGGACACTTTTCCAGAAAAGAAGGGGGAAGACACTTAAGtctgtttacctttttaaaagttcagaagGCATTGAAAGAATGGGAAAGTGCCTTCTTCCCATTTCTGAGAAAAGGTTCATTGAAATGACTTGAAATTAGGCAGGATCTGTAAAACTGATATCTGAGTAAAGTCACTCCCATTTTCCTGACACATCTTTAAGCTGTGTGATGACTGATTGTCTTTCCTGGTATCAGAAGACACTTGCTAATGTGTGTGTTAGAATTCTGTTTTTGAGCTGTGGAACAAAATTTAGACTTCTTAACTCCTGATTATTTAAGATTCATTTTTGTTAAATACTTTAATTATTACTAAtcaaatttttttatattgaaacATTTGCAGTTTTTAATAATCCATTCCTCAAGCAATTCAAAGAATCTGCTGTGgtgattatgtattttttatttcataaatgaggaTAGTTTTGGAATTAGCACCTGTCATCATCCAATACACTGATGACTGATGTCTTTTCATTGAGTGTCCTTTGGCTGCCCCTGCTAGGCTGTAAGTTCTGTATGGACAGGGATCTTCATCTGTGTGTTCACTGCTGGAGCCTGAAAGTTTAGACCAGCACCTTGCTACTAGTGCCTACGGACTGTTCATTGAATGAATGATTGAGGAACCCATCAACACTTGCTGCTAAGTTGCTGCTTAAGTGGACTGCTCTTTATCCCTGAATTAAACAACCTGCCTTTGAAATAGTCACTGTAGCACCCAACAGATCCATAGGAACTCTCCCCAAAAACTTGTGATGCAGAGAGGAGCAAATGTGTGCTCCCTAAATGCCCacagattcccagcattgcagaaggaaggaagaaaggaaggatcgAGCGAGGCAGATATGCTCAGTCTAGACCTCAGACTCCTCAGTCAGGGAAAGGCACCAAGGAGTGAGCGAGGGGAGGCAGGAAGCCATGATCATCCTCTGTGTAGGAGTGCTTGCAGGTGGAAACATGCAGCCTGGGAAAGAGGGATGCTCTTCCCCACCTGCAGCTTTCCACGATACAGCACTTAGAGAAAATGCTGCTCTTCTCAGAGTCCGGCCATCAGAAACACAGTTGTGTTTCAGAAGTTTTTCTGTGCTGGTGTGggcatgtgtacatgtatgtgtatatgtacatgcacATTTATTTACCCAGAATAGGTCTACTCACCCGCAATTTTGTAGTCTAGTTTTCTCATAACATGTTGTATGTTAGGTCTTTCTTGACAGTAACCATGGCATCATGTTTACTGACTGCATATTAATACTGTCTTTTACTTCATGCCATCATTTATGCATTCAGCAATGTTTTTGAGGGCCcactatgtaccaggcactggTTGGAAATACTGAGGGTACCAGACAGGCATAGTCCTGTTCTTGTGGAGCGTACATTTTAGAACATAAGTGAATAAGTAGGGAAGAGTTTCAGAGAGtgctcaaaagaaaacaacaggatGCTGAGGTGAGCACTCTAGGTGGATGTATTATAGTGTTATGGGAGACCTTTAGAAGTGATACATGAGCAACATCTGAATGATGAAGGAAGGCCAGCTGCCTGAGGATCTGGAGGAATAACATTCTAGGTGGAGTGAATAGTCTTTGCAAAAGCCCTAACGCGGGAAAGTGCTTAGTTTGAGGAAGAGTGAAGAAGACACTGTTGGTTAGAGCAGAGTGGCCTTTTGGGAGATGAGCTAGCAAGGTGGACCAGGTTGATCTAGGAGTGCTGCATAGGGATGAAGCCTTGGGGTTTAGTTTTAGGCAGTGGGAAGTCATCATAGGATGAGGTTTCTGGAGGTGACACCAtgtggagttttctttttgtggtcaTTCTCTGGCTGCTCTGGGGCTAtcagaggaagcagagagaccaGTTAGGAGACTGTTACAGTCATTGGTGTCTTGGTAAGAGATGACGGTGGCAGAGAACAGGGAGAGAAGTGAAAGTATTTTAGAGACGGAGCTATCAAACCTGGGGAATTGGATGTAGGGTAAGGAAAGGAAAGCCCAAGAAAGAGCCCttggggctgggggcgtggctcaagtggtatcgCTCATGCatgtggccctgggttcagtctttagtactaaaaaaaaaagaagaatgagccCTCTGCACTGTTGGTGGTCTTATCACTGAGACAAGGAAGACTGAGGGAGGAGAAAATGGGGCAGGGGAGTCAAACAGTGCTCTTCTGGGACGTGTGAAGTGGGAAATGTTGGTTAGACAGCAGAGTGTTGTTGAATGGGCTGCTGTGCATAAACCTGGGTGGAGGTCCTGTCTGGAGATGTACATTGCAGAGCCATCGGTGTACCAGTGGTGTTTAAAGCTGTGGGCTACATGAGGTTACCCTTGGTGCAGAAGATAGATGGAGAAGGGGACGTGAACCTGTGCAGAGCAGGAGGAGCCAGCGCAAGTGGCTGCAGAGGCCACAGCAGTGGTGTGACGAGGCAGGTGTGAGACTGAAGCTGGGAAAACAGGTTTTAAGGGTGGCACCTCAGTTTTCTGCTTCAACAAAGCATCACAAattcagtgacttaaaacaacacaaattttatTATCTATGGTCTGTAGGCCAGACACCAGACATGGTTCTTACTGGGCCAGAATCAAGGTGTGGCAGGGCTGTGCTCCTTTCTGGAGACTCTAGGGACAGTCTTTCCTCCTGCACCACTCTCTAGTGGCTTGTGGCCTCTTTCTCCATTCTCAGAACCTGCAACCTAGAGTTTCTTTGGcttgcctccatcttcacatttctttctctgagtctgacctctcctccttctctctctcctttcccacttttagtgctttttcttttggcattgctggggatggaacaaaTACTAGGCAAGAGCTGTACCATGAAGCTATGTTCCTAGGCCCCCCACCCTTCTACTTTTAAGGTCTGTATTGTTTACACTTAGTCCACTTGAATAATTCAGGAAAATCTCCCTCTTGAGAGGTCAGCTGATAAGCAACTTAAACTCCATCTGCTGCCTCAATTACCTTTTGCTTtttaacatattcacaggttctggggtTTAGGATGTGGTATCTTTGTTGGTGGGGATGTGCCACTATTCTTCCTGTTGGACAGGGTATAGCCAGAGATTATTTACTGGGAAGTTGAGTAAAATGGGGATGGAGAGGTCACCATTGAATTTGGTCATGCAGAGGCTCTTATTGACCTTGATGAATGGTTGTTGGTAGAGTGGgttgaagagagagagatgaggacaCAGAGGCCATAAATATAAGTGATTTATGATGGGAGTTTTGCTGGGAAGGAAAGTAAATTGCAGCAAGGATTACAAAGGAAAGGCACAGAGAACAGATCTGAGGGTGAGATAGAAGACCTACTGTAGGGCAGAGGTCTCATGGAGGAAGGGGCCTGAGGATAGTGTCTGTTGGTGTAGGATGGCTGGATGAAGAACCTAGCGCAAAACCATGAAATGGTTTATAGAGACAGAAACATGAAGATAGAATTAATGAAGCTATTATAAATTAAGAGACAGAACACCCTGATTCCTGTACTTGCCCCTGGGTCTGTGGACAGGATATTCGTCAGTGGCCACTACAGGGCCCTCCAGCATCAATGATATGCTCTTATTATTCCATGGGGAGTTGAAGTCAGTGTTGGACTTCTGGCCTTTCTTTTCAGGGAGCCTGGACCACCTGTGATCTGGCTACAACTCAGTGCTATGGTGCCATGCATGCTCCATGCCACACAGGGATCCAGTCCTTTTCTCCTTACTTCTGCTCTTACCTGCTGCCTGCTGAGTTGTAGTCCTGCTTCAGTTTTTCATTGCATTCCAgtagcatttatttattcaccagagttaaaatcttttgtttttttgggggcagcactgaggtttgagctcagggcctcatgcttgctaggcaggcactctaccacgtgagctactccaccagcccaaggcctagattaacttaaaaaatttttttggcagttgttgggtttgaactcaggacttcatgcttactaggcgggcactcttaccacttgagccactctgccagcctcaccAGGGTTTATTGAACCCTAGGTTCTGGGGAATACTGGTCAAATGCCAGTCTTCAGCTAGCCTAATCTTCTGGCCTCTCTGTGCCTGCACCCAAGCAGCTCAGTGTTGGTGGAGAAAAACAAGACACAAGGCCAACTACGACCTGTATGTAATTGGTGGCCATATGCCTCAAGTGGGCATCATCACCAAAACCTTCAGTCTTGCAGGATTCTGCCCATCTCCACCTGTTCTGTTGTCCATGACCATTTCATCTTTTTGCCTTCCTCAAATTAGGCTCCAGCACCCCCCACCTGGAGCCGATGAACCTGCTTCACATCAGGAAACAGAAGCCAGTGGGAGCTCCAGATCTGCCTGTCACCAAACTCCCTTTAAAAGCCAGTCTGCTCCCATGAGCTATGGACCCCAGCCCTTCTCCCCTCAAACACTCATGTCCATAGCTGCCCTTCACTCTCCTGCATCAGTGATTCCTCCAGTTCCACTGTGCTATTCAGGTGCAGAGATGTACAGAGCCCCTGTGTTGTACCTGTCCTGGGATGGAAGTCAAACCTTGCTGACACATGGTCCATCCCTCTCTCAAAATTTCCTTCTTAACATCAAAACATCCCCAAAAGTAATCCGCATATTTCTTGTACTTTCTCACTGTAAAGTGATTCTTAAGATTCTCCTGCCTACCCCCTCTACCCCCTCTATAAACTACCTGCCAAGTTTTCCAACAACATGCAAAATGCCAAACCCAACGGCTGCTTTGTCCGCACCTTACTTAGCCAGGTAACTAACAGCTTCTAGCTGTTAGTCCCCTCTGAGGCACTGTCTTCTCCAGGGTAACATCCTCTTCTGGTGTCCTACTTTGTGGATCACTTCTTTTGTCCCCAGTTGTCATATTCTTCTCAGTCCACTTTTTCAAGGGTAAAGGCCCTTGGTGTGCCCCACCCCAATATAGTAATTCCATCACCTAACAGAGCCTCACACACCTTCTCCATGTCCCACATTAAGCCCCGACCTTTCCTCAGACAGCTCCAGATGCTTATTGGCAGCTCATGTGTAACTGTTCAAAATCAACCGACTCTACATTAGTCTGTTTTTTGTTAATGTAACAAAATAGCTGAAACCTGACTACTTaccaagaaaaatttatttagtGCACAGTTTTGGAGGCCGAAAGTTCAGGATCCCATGGCCCCATTGATTGAGCCTCTGGTGAAGTCCTAAATGTAGATAGCATCATTGTGAGAACAAGTTTGGGAGGGAGAGGTCATgtggcaagacaggaagccagagagcaggGGCCAGGCTTGCTAGTTTATAACAACCTTAGTGAAAATTACCTGGAGTTTTTTGAGAACATCATGGGTACATTTTAAGGGCAGCACCCTCAGTGACCCGTTTCTTCCCACtaagcctcacctcttaaaggttacaGCACCTCCCAAAATTCTGACACTGAGGACTACATTCCTAACACGTGACTTTTAGAGATTACACTCAAGCCACAGCAGACTCTTTCCCCAAATCTGCTGGTTCTACAgtagactttatttttatctCCCCAATCACCAAGCTCTCTTATGCCTTCCCCACTTCTCTGTCACACAGTTTTTTGGTGTGTACCCAGGCCTTTCTGCAACTGAGTGAAAGAGTCTGTAGTTACTTTCACAGAATCATGGCTTAAATCATGCATTGGATTATAGAAGAACTAACTATTGAAAGACTAGCAGTCTTTCAATATGAATGATATAGGTTTGTGATACACATACATATGCTTCTTAAATGTTCTTAAGTATCAGTATGTAGTGATGGGCTGTAATTCCCGCAAATTTGAAAGAGTGATAAACACAAATGATATTTCATGCATCAGTGTTGGTGATTGGTTAACAAAACCATTATCACAGGTGCTGCCTGTGCTGATGCTTGTTGTTTGTATTTATATCTGTGAAATAAGGATGCTCTTCTTTTCTCATCTAAGTTCATGGATACTCTGTTGTATTTTCACCATttaatcctttcatttttctcctgctCACTGTTACTACTTATTACCTGGACACCCACAAGAGCCATCTTCTCTGGACCTTCTCTACTGCATTCTCTACCCAGCAGTCAGGAATGTTCCCAAAAAGTAAAATGCAAATCAGATCTTGCTGACCCTTACTTTatactcttctatttctttttactaCTTTTCAGATAGAGACTCAAACATTACTGGGTTGTCAAGTCTCTTTCTTGAGTCTGGCTCCTCCAGCCTCCCCATCAAGTCTCCCTAAAGGTCTTTCCCATGCCTGCCCTGGCCCAGCCATGCTTTTCTTCCAGGTCTTTGAATGTGCCTTGTCTTTTTACTTCAGGGCCATTGTCCCATCTTTTGTTCTGCATTGAATTAATCATACTACCTAAACATAGCACCTTTGAGCAACATAACATTTGTTGTTTGGCTTTCTCCCAGTCTGGCGTACAGGCAGGTAAAGTTTAGGTGATTCCTTTGTGGCTAGGGCTAGATTATAATCTGGAGGTCTGACTGGAGAAGGATCTGTTTGCTAGTTAGTGCGATTATTGGCCTTGTGAACCATTGCACtgaagtcttcagttccttgctGGTTTTTGTCTGAATTGTCCTCAGCTTCTGCCTATTTCTGCCTTCCTAGAGTGGCTACTTGGCTTCCTGAGAGCCACCAGGAAGCCAGGATCCTAGCAAGGAGGATGTTATAGTCATGGTAACATTCCATTATGTTGCTGTATTCTTTTGGATAGAATCAACTCACAGGACTTGCCACTCTCAAGGGAAAGGGTTTACAAAGAGGACCACAATTTTGGGAACCACCCTGGTGTCTGCCACATCCCTCTGCCCCATGTTCCTGTCCTTGTAAGTATTTTTAGAAGAAACAGTTTCCACATACCTCTGCAGAGAATGTCTTGCATAGAGAAGCCTTTATGTCACCATGTTCGAGCTGTGCACAGCACGCAGGAGCCAAATCCCACTCTTGAATTGGCCATCTTGAAAGATGTTGTATCAggtgttttccagagtggtcagTTGAAGCAAGCAGGAGAACACCTTTTCTCTCCTAAGGTTCCTTCTTGTCCTTCAACAaacttttcattcagtgctcattTGCTAACGCTTTGTgcctgggttagaagcaggatgAGCAAGGTAAGAGCTTGCAGTTTGGAGCTACATGTTCCTCACTTAAGTGTTAGTATTTTTTCAACTGGAAggtctgttgtttttgtttttgtctttttttttaattcagttccaTTTGGACATAGCCAGCATGCTGTATGTCAGACTGCAGTGCTGTGAGGCCAGCTTCAGtatcactttccctccttttatgACCACCAAGGCCAGCATTCACAACTGACGGCAGGGGAACCAAAGGGTTCTGGCAGATTTAAAACTGTTTTCAGTAGCAGTTGTTCTATATTTTTTCAAGCATAATCTTTGGGGAACCAAGATCTATAAAACTGGCAAAAGTGGAGAAGGGTTTGAAGCCAGGGAGTGGGGCAAACTGCCTGCTTGGGTTTGTCACCTCCTCTGGTAGAAGACTCCATAGTGAGCACTTGGAACCCTGGGTGGGAGAAAGGAAGGTTAACAAATAGCTGAGGAGACAGGTACCTAGACAGGTAGAACACCACGTTAGTGCCGCTCCATTCGTTCCCTGACAAGTTGCTCTCAAATGGGGAGTTGCTGGCCTCTTAagggtatttttgttgttgtgttacgttctttttctttttttgtggttctgggaattgaactcagggcctcatgcttgctagacaggctctaccacttgagccactctaccagccccttaaAGGTATTTTGAAACAAGTGGGCATCATGGTGTGGGTGCCATGATGCTGTACCAAATGGTAAAAACATCCTTACTGAGAAGCTTCAAGAAGCCAGACTTCTCCTCTTAGTCCAGTGTTCTCTCTTTGTGTTGTTGGTGGTCAATCCTAGTTGCATATGAGATAGTTATTCACAGCTTTTTGCACATAACTGAGCTTGGCCAACATGTAAATCGATTCAATTAGAGTCCTGGGGGTAGGGCccggtagggttttttttttttttttttttttttttgctggcaccGTCTGTCGGCAAGCCCTTTTATGCGTTTTTTTCCCCCATAGTTCCACAGCCTGGGTGCTCCCTGGACCTCCCCTTGAGGGTCCCCTATTCTTTGGTCTCCCATCCACCATTCCTTGGCTCTGACCCGTATCCAGCAGCAGGTTTGAGATAGCCAAGTTCCCATGGGATACACTGTAGTGCAGGGCTTTGTTCCCATTGCCATCGGCCAGGTTGACCACGTACGCCAGCAGCTCAGTTCCCATGCGTGTCACACCTCGCAGCACCCCAGCCATGGACTCAGCCTGAGAGCGCCACTGACTGGACACTCGAAACCATTCCTGGCCCACAAGACGCGCTGCGCTCTGCCGGGATAGGGGCAAAGAAGGTGTCACGATGGTCCAAGGCAAGGTGGCAGAGGGAAGCTGTGGAGGCGGCGTGGGGAAGACCCCTTTGGTGATCCCGGCAGGGTGGAAGTCTCCTGATGGTCAGAGTACGGAGACCATAGGAACTCAAGTAGAGGGCTGAGGCCACACCTCTTTTGGAGAGTTCCCAAGTTCTAGAGGACACGGTTCTACCCTTCCGGGAAAAATCTGAGGGAGAACTTGGAGGGGAGATAGTGAGCGTTTGCTCTTGGGAGTCCAGGAGTGGGGCTGGTACTTGCATTCGTGCTTTGGGAGAACCAAGGAAAACAGCGCTGTGCTAGGGCGGAGATTCCTTTGGAAAATCTGGGCTCAGCGGAGGCCCCAGGCGACAGGGCACCAAACTTGGGATTCGAGCTCCAGAAAACCGAACGCACTTCCCTAAGAGAgactgagggagtgaggggaggTCCCTCATGGGACCTCAGCGCCCCCACTGGCAAGCCGTCGCGGGTGACTCCTTGGGCCGGCTCAGCTGCCAGTGCAGCACAATACACGCCTCTCTCAAACACGGACTCAGCTCACACCTCCCCTGTGTGGCCAGCTGAGGTTCTGACTCCGCCTCAGGCTTGGAATCTCGGGTGTCCTCATCGTTGGGAAGCCCAGGGGTGCTGGAGTCGGATTTCCCGCTGCAGTCGTCCCCAGAGCTGGAAGAGCTACTCTGGGCTTCGGCGGCGCCGTCATCACTGTTGCTGTCGCTGGCATCCTCGCTGGACGAGCTCTCATACTCTCCGTTGAGGACCCCAACAAACTGCAGGCTCTTGGGTCCCGGGCTAGGCTGGGCACCAGGTGTACCATCTTTCTTCTTCATAATGGACTTGAGGATGCCTGCAGGGGCCATGGCCTGGTCTCCAGCGGTGGATACAGATGGGGTCTCCAGAGTAAGGAAGGGGGTCTCTGCTGGGGCGTCGGTCTGCGTAGTCTTCTCCGCACAAACCCACGGAGTCTGGGTGGCGGCCTCGCATGATGGGGACCTGGCCGCCATCGCTTTATTCTCCGCAGCCTTGAGGGCCTCTTCCAACTCCTGCAATCGGCTCCGCAGGAGTTCTCTCACCCCTTGCTGGTGTTCCAGGCTGGCGCACAGCAGCTCCAGCTCGCGCTCTGCGGCCTCGGGCAGCCCCAGCAGCGCCTTGGTCACCCACGCGTCCGCCTCAATGGTCTTGGGGACCACTTCCACGCTGGCCTCCCGGATCTCCGGCACTGCCTGGGTACCCGCCTCTCGGGTCTCGGGCACAGCATCGTTGCCCATCTCCTGGGTCTGAGGCGCCCCATCAAGGGTTGCAGCCGCCCCGTCTAGGATTTGTATCGCGCCCTCGCTGCACCTTGCAGCCAAGCTGTCGGGGCCATCAGCCCGAAGGCTGGCCCTAGAGCGGACGCCTCGCTCGGAGGTGGCCAGGTGTTCAGTGAGCCGCCGCAGCTGGGCGAGCTTGTCCGGGTGCAGCTCAGCTTCCCCGTCTGGCTCTGGTTGCGCGCGCCCAGCCAGTAGCTGCTCCTTCTCTGCATGCAGCGCGCGCACCTGCTCTTGCAGCTCGGGCAACGCGCGCGCCTGATCCTCAAGCTCGCGCAAGCGCCGCAGTGCCAAGGCCATCTGTTCGCGCACCAGCTGCAGTTGCACAGGGCCAGGAGAGGCAAGGGcggggttgggggcggggctgggggTAGGACTACTGCGGCCAGACCCACGCGGACTGCGCCGAGCCGCGCGGCAAGAGCTGAGCGCGAGCTCGCATGCCTGTTCCTGTGCCTGCTCCAGTCGCCGGCTGGTCTCCAGGAGAGTGTGCTCAACCCGACGGTTACGCACGAGTGAGCGCGGCGACAGCGGCGGCAACAAGAGACCCGGAGACGCTCGGGGAGAGAGTGCGCCCAAAGCTCCTCCATCATCACTGGCCAGGGACTCGCTGGATGTCCAGGCGCCTGGGCGCCACACCCCCTGGAGGCCCGGCCGCAGCGTGCGGGGACGGCGCGCAGATGAGGGTCCTGGGGCTCGGCGGGAGGCAGGACCGCGCTCCAGCTCCTCCACGTACTTGAGGAAGTCCAGGTCCAAGTGGAAGCTGTAGGGCATCTCCACAGTGTAGGGCGAGCTCGGGCTGTGGGCGCTCCCGTGTGGCCCACGCACAGGCGAGGGCCGCCCAGGTCTGCAGTCATGACAGGGGTGTGAGGGGCGGTCAGACCAGAGAGTTCCCAGAGAGAAGGACAGAAATAGGCGCCCCCCATCCCCCGTAGgggttttttaaaagttctccaggagtctgggtgcagtggcttaaacctgtggtcctagctacttgtgagacagagatcagaaggatctcttTTTGCCctaggccagctagggcaaaaattTCCTGAGACCTCATCTTCACCGGTGGCTGGGTGTGGCGACTTGTACTTTGTTATCCTAGTTATGtagggaggcacagataggagaatcatggttcaggctagcctgggcataaagcacaaccctgtctcaaaaataaccaatgcaaaaagggcagATGGaaggactcaagtggtaaagtgcctgtctagcaagtgtgaggccttgagtccaacccccagtaccactgccctctttcctccttaaaagaagaaaaaagttcctCAGGAGATCTGAAGTACTGCCAGGGTTGGGGATCATTGCCTTAATTTACTGCTAACTGCTTTCAGAGGCTGTCGTTAAATAAATTGTggttaaaaataagcaaagggaAATCTGGAGGGTAACATGTTGTAATAGACAAGTGGatctgaatcagttgacacaTCTCAATTCGGGTTCAAATTGCTAAGCAGTGTATAATACTCAAAACTTGGTATCTGTTAGGGCAAAGActatctcttttttggggggttacTTCTTTacgctttttttcctttctgaatatTTCAGGCTAATAGGGTAAAGCATTTGTTTGTAACACACAAGGTTATTTTTTGATCTTTCCTTCCTGAGGTCCATCTCTATCAGTTAGCTCCTGTTCTTTGTCCATACCTTTAATAAGGCCCTGAGATGTCCATTTGGTTCCCATTCACCCCTCAACACTGAGCATTCCTAGTAAGTGGTCATTCAGTTTGGAAAGATGTATTTTAAAGTTGTTGTGAAATCCCAGTGGTTAGAAAACTTTATATTGTTGTTTAGTGAGggaaagatgcagaaaaatgatCACATCACCTGATGTAGGGAGTTCTCAGAATAGGCATTGGCTGTGAATGGCCTTCTAGTTTTTCCCTTGAGGATAGCTGTATTATAAGGCTAATTTTAAACACCCTCTTTGAACACTTTCAGATCTCTTTTAGtatatttctctctgtctctgacatGCCTCTCATTGACAACTAATTTAGTTTTAATCTTACTTTGCTAACTTTCCAGAATAGTTCTTTTCCTCCTAGCTCACTCATTAATCTATAGATTTCTTGTTTTATATCAGTTTCTGCTTgtgaatttttctgtaaattggTGGCAGTGATAATGGTTTAGGTCAgtgtctttttactttttcatgagattgcattgaaaatataatttagtcTTCAGTTAGGTTGATGACGAtgactactactactactactactactactggtttttatttttctttcattcttcagacagggtcttcctatgtttCCTAGGCTGGcgttgaactcatgatcctcctgtctcagcctcctgagtgctgggattacaggcatgtgtaaTCATGTTCAGCTGTATTAGTTAAGGTTGacctgataatttttttttttaaattttggagactgggtcttgctatgtagctctcAGGCTAgtattgaacttgtgattctcctacttttgcctcccaATGCTAGGATTGTAGATCACGTGCAAGTGGGTAAATGTTTTGCACACATCATGG
Above is a genomic segment from Castor canadensis chromosome 13, mCasCan1.hap1v2, whole genome shotgun sequence containing:
- the LOC141415677 gene encoding LOW QUALITY PROTEIN: KN motif and ankyrin repeat domain-containing protein 3-like (The sequence of the model RefSeq protein was modified relative to this genomic sequence to represent the inferred CDS: inserted 1 base in 1 codon) — protein: MGGAYFCPSLWELSGLTAPHTPVMTADLGGPRLCXGPHGSAHSPSSPYTVEMPYSFHLDLDFLKYVEELERGPASRRAPGPSSARRPRTLRPGLQGVWRPGAWTSSESLASDDGGALGALSPRASPGLLLPPLSPRSLVRNRRVEHTLLETSRRLEQAQEQACELALSSCRAARRSPRGSGRSSPTPSPAPNPALASPGPVQLQLVREQMALALRRLRELEDQARALPELQEQVRALHAEKEQLLAGRAQPEPDGEAELHPDKLAQLRRLTEHLATSERGVRSRASLRADGPDSLAARCSEGAIQILDGAAATLDGAPQTQEMGNDAVPETREAGTQAVPEIREASVEVVPKTIEADAWVTKALLGLPEAAERELELLCASLEHQQGVRELLRSRLQELEEALKAAENKAMAARSPSCEAATQTPWVCAEKTTQTDAPAETPFLTLETPSVSTAGDQAMAPAGILKSIMKKKDGTPGAQPSPGPKSLQFVGVLNGEYESSSSEDASDSNSDDGAAEAQSSSSSSGDDCSGKSDSSTPGLPNDEDTRDSKPEAESEPQLATQGRCELSPCLREACIVLHWQLSRPKESPATACQWGR